The DNA region CCAGTTCCTTTGCGAGCACGCTCGAATACAGAACCTGGACCGCCTTGCTCGCAGCGTAAGCTCCGGTCCCAGGCGGTGGCGTCTTGATGATGCTCGAACTGAGGCTGATGATCCGGCCACCATCCCGGACGCGACGCGCTGCTTCGCGCAGGACGTTGAAGCTGCCCTTCACATTGGTCGCGATCATCCGATCGAAGGCTTCGTCGGTCATCTGGGCAAAGGGCCCGACATTCATGATGCCGGCATTGTTGACGACGACATCGACGCCGCCGAATGCCTCATCATTGGCATTGAACAGCGCGTTCACCGCTGCCGGATCCGCCACGTCGGCCTGACGGAAGATCGCGCGACCACCGGCCGCTTCGATGTCGCGGACCACCTGAGCCGCGAGATCACGATTGGTCAGATAGTTCACCGTCACAGCGTAGCCGTCGCTCGCCAGACGCTTTGCCGTGGCGGCGCCAATGCCGCGCGAAGAGCCCGTGACGATTGCCACGCGTTGTTCTGTGTTTCGGGCGGCTGTTTGCGTGGTTTGGGCGGACGCGATGCCGCTCATGGCGAGAGCCGACGGGACAGCGGCTGCGAGAGCCAGGAACGTGCGGCGGGAATTGTCGGTATCAGACATTGAGGTGTCTCCGTTTGACTAAGTTCAGAACGGTTCTGATGTTGCGTGGACGAGGACGTGTTCAGCGTTGCCGAAGGAAAGCGCTGACCCGTTGGTTGGCGACAAGAAGGGCAAGACCTGACAGGATGCTCGCCAAGGGCACGATCAACAGGCCGAGTGCGAGACCGTTCGGAATGTCTGCGGCGCTTGCAGCGTCGCTGGCCATACCCACGAACAAGGGGCCGAGGGCCGGTCCGATCAGGCCGCTCCCGATCATCACGAGGCTCGATGCCTGTGCCTGACGACCCGGTCCGGCGACGAGATGCGCTGCACCGAAACCCCAGGGCAGCATGAAGGAGAATGAGAGCATCGAAGGCACGAACAGGGCGATTGCCATCCATCCTACCGGGACGAACAAAGCCGCAGTCGTGGTGACGCTCGCCATCAGGAAGAGGATGGCGGGGGGACCCAGAACCTTGCCGGAACCGGAGCGTGCCGCAAGGTCAAACCAGCGTCCGCCGCCCAGCGTGCCGACAATCCCCATCAGGCCCTGCAACAGGCCGAAAAAGATCCCTACTTCGGTTGCTGTAAAGCCGTGGGTCCGGATCAGGAACGGGACTGAAAAGGCATAGAAAGGCGCGCCGGCAAAGCCGAGAAGGATCGTGCCGAGGAACAGCCAGCGGAAGGCCGGGGATGCCAGGAGTTCAAGGCTTGTCTTGAGGAAGGGTTCGTTGCGCGTCCTTGCGTTTTGCAGACGGGGCGTCGGGCCTGCGACCAGTATCGTCAACAAGCCGATCAAGATGCCGATGGCACCCGCACCCATCAACACGATGCGCCAGCCGAAGGCATCTGCCATGGCACCGCCAGCGGCAAAACCTGCCATGGTTCCGAGAGGGATTCCCATCGCGAATAGGCCGATCGCAAGGCCACGTCTTTCAGGTTCGATCTTGCGGGCGATCAATGCGTGACCGGACGGGACGGCTCCCGCCTCACCGAAGGCAACGCCGAAGCGCGTGAGCGCAAGGAACATGAAACTTGCAGCAACGCCACCCAGCGCTGTCATCGCGCTCCAAACCAAAACGCATGATACCAGCACGAGCCGCGGCGAGCCGCGATCGGCCGCACGGGCAAGCGGTAGCGAAAGAAGGGCGTAACAGACTGCAAAGGCAAGGCCAGTTAGCAGCCCCATTTGTGTATCTGTCAGTGACAGGTCCGCCTTGATTTTTTCCGCCAGGATGAATGGGAGGATGCGGTCAATCTGTGAAAAAGCGTTTATCAGGAGAAGTGTGGCGCAGATTGCGACGAACCGCCAACTTCCGACATATTCACTGCTGTCAGGTACAGGCTTGGCCCGTGCCGTTGACGGATCTCTTGACCCGGCGACAATTTCTGCCATTTTGAGGTTACTCCTCGCTTGGTTGCACCCTTAAGCTAGACGGAGTGTCCAATGACCAGAATGCCCGAACTCTCAAAAAACTTGCCTATTCCTGCAGAAGAGGAGCTTATGCCGGGGCGGAGCCAAGTGTTAACCTGGCCGCGCAAGCAGCCGGAGCCGCGCATGAATGCACCGCTGCTGGCTGCCGTGACGGACTACATCGAGTCACAGGGCGGGGGCCAAGGCCTGTTCCCTACAGCCATCGATGGCTTCAATATCGTTCGCTCATTCCAGTCGATGATGCCGATGCGAAATATCTATCGGCCGTCGCTCTGCGTTGTGCTGGAAGGGGCAAAGGAGCTTCATTTCGGAGAAGAGAGACTGAGCTACCGGACGATGGAGTGCCTTGTCGTCAGCGTAGGGCTTCCGGCGACCGGCCGCATTGTCGAGGCAAGCGAAGAGGTCCCCTATGTGGGCGTCTTGATCGATTTCGATGTGGCAACCTTGCGGAATGTCGTCGAACAGCTGGACGCCCTTCCGGTGCAGTCAGAGGAATCGGGCCCCTGTGCATTTGTTGCCAAAGTCGATCAACCCTTGGCCGACTGCATTCTTCGCCTAGTGAGATTGTTGGCGACGCCGAAAGCAATTCCAGTTCTGGCGCCTTCGATCGTGCGTGAAATATGCTACTGGCTGTTGAGCGGGCCGCATGGCGGTGAGATTTGCAAACTTGCGCTGCCGGAATCGAATATCGAACGCGTCGTCAGGGCCGTATCAGTGCTGCACACCAATTTCGCAGAGACACTCCGGGTCGAACAGCTGGCAGAAATCGCGCGAATGAGCCCGTCGTCCTTCCATCAGCATTTCAAGGCCTTGACCTCCATGACGCCGCTGCAGTTTCAAAAGCAGTTACGCTTGCTCGAGGCGCGCCGTCTCATGGTGACAGAAGCCGCCAATGTCGCTGAAGCGGCCTACAAGGTTGGCTATGAAAGCGCGTCGCAATTCAGTCGCGAGTATTCGAGAACTTTCGGCGTCGCTCCGAAGCAGGATGCTTTGACCCAGCAGCGCCTCCACACCGCGTATGCAAGTCGGACAGTCTCCGCATCCCCCTAGACTGCGGACGACGAGCGTCTCCATGAGATCTTGCTATAAAGCCAGTTGCGCCAAGAGTAACTGGCTCGCCAGGTAAGCATGGGGGCCCACAATCCGGGTCCTCCTGTGTTCAGCCTTGTAAGTCCCTCGACATGTGCTCCGTAGCGTCTTTCGAATTGTTGCATAAAGAGCAAGAGCGGTAAGTTCTGGAACGCACCTCAAAGAATGTTCCATAAGTGGGCCATACGCTGCACCAACGATCCGCGTAAGAAAGTAATTGGAGATTCAGTGACTTAGAGATTCTGATGAGCAGGTCGCAAGTCCATATTCTTTCAAGACCAAACTACTGCTTCCTTACGCAGCCAATTTGGGAATTTCGCGCTCGACCAATCGCAGGAATCGTTGGTTGCGAGCCCCCGCAACCAATACAAAATCCAGAAAACCCCGGTAACTCCACAAGTTGCCGGGGTTTTTCTTTGACCGAAATTCCCCGATTCAGATCTTCTATTCAACAAAAACAATCACTTGGTTCCGCAGGCAAATCGGGTCAGGCTCACTTCGCAACCAATGGTGATGCGAAAATCGGCTGTTCTCTGCGCTGAAAGCGTGTTTGAGCGTAAATAAGAGCGACGGATTGTCGGTCGGCGTCTCTTCAAGACTGCTTGCTGGCGCTGATCTATCTCATCATCTCCCAGCCGCGCGTCTCCGCCGCTATGGTCACCAAAGCCCTCCCGGTCATGTCGCGAGCGGCGCTCAGCCGCCCGTGAAGAGGTCGCTTCATCCGCACAACTAGATTACGGGGCAAGCGGGTTCAAATCCATTCAAGGCGATCGCTGTCGACCCTAAACGATCAATCGCCAGTGTCAGGAAAAGTTCTCCAGCACCGCCAGAAAGGTATGCCGGTCGCCTTGTCCTTCGGTCAGCCGAACCCGGCCCTCGATGTCGGCCAAATGGTGATCCATCAGTTGCTGCGCCTTCTCCAAGTCCTTGGCCTTCAGGGCGGCAACGATCATGCGATGGTGGTCAGCGCCGCAGTCGTCTTTGCGCTCCTCTTCATACAGGGCCATGACGAGGGAGAGACGCGCGACGATCTTCGCGAGCATTTCGGTCAGCACCGGGTTACCGGTCAACTCGGCCAGAACGATGTGGAATTTGCCGGAAAGAACCGTTTTGGATTTCTCGTCTCCGTGGTGATGGATATGTTCTTCCTCGTCCGTCAGCTTCTGAAGCGCATCCAGTTGCTCCGATGTCGCTCGTGTGACGACAAGCTCCAGGAGGAGCCGCTCTAGCTTTCGGCGTGCTTCGAAAAGGCTCTTGGCCTGTTCAATGCTTGGCTCGGCCACGAACGTGCCGCGGTTTCGCTTTCGCTCAAGAAGATGGTCGCTTTCGAGTACACCAAGCGCGCCGCGGACTACCGTTCGGCTGACGCTGAAATGCTCGGCGATTGCTTCCTCCAAAATCTTGGTGCCCGGCTTCAGCGCGCCTTCGCCAATGGCAGCTGCCAGCGTAGTGCGAATGCGCTCCGAAACATCGTCATTGTTGTCGGCAGTTTCTGCCCCGCCATTGGCGGCGGGCGTGGTCTTGGCGCTTTGGCGGCGCGTTTTCTTCATTGCCGTCTCCGGGTCAGATTCGGGTTCGAGTCTCCACCCGAACTAGTCACCGCATCTGATATCGTTATGCTATAATTATTTCTATAAGAATGTTTGTGCGCAAGTCTGACCTGCTGTTGTGCGCGACGATTTCGGGTGTTGGCAGCCAATGCCGCCAACACCCGGCTGGCGACTAGGCCGCCTTCTGTTTCTGCGCCGGGGAGGATAGGGCGATGCCCTTATCCCGGCAGATTGCCTCGATATGGCGGGCCGACTGCTTGATGAAGCAGATCGCCGCATCAAAGCCATAGGACTGGTGCTCGTAGGTCGGGTAGCCGTACTGGCTCGCCTCATACGCTTCCCAATCGGCAACCTCACCGGAGGCGACCCGCTTTTCATAGGCATCGACCGTCGCCATATACGCGGCGAGTTCATCCGGCGTCAGATCGGGGTGGTCGGCTCTCCAGATCGGATCGTCGATCTCGATGCACTGGCGCGGATTCGCCTTGCGACGCTTGTCGTCCACAGACTGAGCAGCTTCGAGCGACAGGTTCAGCGCAGGGTTTGCCTCCGCAAGAATGGGTAGGATCGTGGCGAAATCGACGATCCCGCCGCCGCAGGGCCGGGTCTGGAAATCGAGACCGCCGGGCGCGCGCCCGACATAGGCATCCTTGATATGCGTCTGGCGGATATAGGGAGCCAGGCGTTTGGCGGCGAAGACCGGATGTTCCGCCCGCTGCAACCCGTTCGCCGTATCGAAGACGACGCCGACGCAGTCAGAGCCGACCTTTTCGATCAATCTCAGAATCTCGAAGGAGGTAATCTCGTCGTGAGTTTCGATATTCATATGTGCGCCGTTCGCGCGTGCCACGGGAGCGAGCTTCTGCAGCACCTTCTCGATGCCGGCCAACTGCTCTTCCCAGGTCACGTCCGTGCGAAAACGGTCGTTGGCCATCCGGCCGCGATATTCGGATTTGAAGTTGCCTGGTGCGACCCACAACTCGAAGCAGCCGATGGCGGCGCTCGCCTCGATCATGCGCGTGAAGCCGGCTATGATGTCGCCGTCACCAATGGCCCGCAGCGCCGGTTCCTCGGCGCTGCAATAGGGATTGATCTTGCCGATACCACTCTCGAGATAGAGCTCCAGTTCGTCGGCTTTCGATCGGATGTCTCGCAGTTCGCCGAGGTCGACAGTGGGACTCATGTCGAGCGCCGTACTGAAGAAGATGCCTGCCAGCCCCAGTTCCTTGACGTGATCGAGGTTAGCCAAAGGACCCCGTTTTTTCGACTCTGGCAGCTTAATGCTGTCGATACCCAGTTTCATATCAAAACTCCTTGATGTTTCCTGATCGGACGCACTTCGATGGCGTCCTTGGTCGTGTGAAGTCGTTTTTTCAATTCCCCGGCGGTCATGATGCGCGCCGCCAGGCGCGGGGCTTCTCTGCCGAGTGGCGGTTCTTGGGCAGAAAACTCTTTTCGAGATAGTGCTGGCCGATCGATGCCACGGTGGTGATCGCGAGGTACCAGATCGAGGCGACGAACAGCAGTTCGATGACCAGAAAGTTTCGGGCGTAGATCGCCTGCGCCTGCGTCAGCAGATCCTGCATGCCGATGACCGACACGATGGCGCTGGCCTTGAGCATGCCGATGGCCTGGTTTCCTGTCGGCGGGACGATGAGACGTGTTGCCTGTGGCAGGATAACGGTCAGAAAAATCTGCCGGTTCTTCAGGCCAAGAGCGGTTGCAGCTTCGCGTTGTCCTCGATCGACTGCAATCAGCCCCCCTCGGATGATCTCCGCCATGTTTGCGGCTTCATGCAGCCCGAGCGCCAGAAAACCCGCCAGTGCCGGCGTCACGAGGTCGTTGATCGAGATGCTGTAGTCTCCCGCCCCGACCTGCGGGATGAAGAGCGCGATATTGAACCAGAAGAAGATCTGGACGATCAGCGGCACGCCGCGAAACCACCAGACGAAGGCGGCAGCCAGAGCCTTGAGAACCAGGTTCTCCGACGTTGCCATCAGCGCCAGAATGCATCCAAGGACGATCCCGAACACCATGGCGCCGGCTGTCAACTCAAGCGTCAGGAGAACACCGCTCAGGATGGAGGAATGGACGAGATAGCGCGGTATCTCGGCCCATTGGACGCTCTGGCTTTGCGCCACGATTTGGGCAAAGAATGCCAGCGCAAGGATCGCTATGGCACCGATTGCGATCTGGCCCCACCGGATCGGCTTAGCTGATGGCGGGGCAAGGGTCAGTGACGCCGGTTGAGCCGCAAACAGGGACATGGGCTCAATCCACCGGCATGTTGGCTGCGTCGTTGACCTTGACGGTCTTCACGGCGAGCGGGCCGAGGCCCCATTTCTTCATGATGGTCTCGTAGGCCCCGCTATCGACCATTTGCTGCAGGGCGGCGACCACCGTGTCGCGCAGTTCCGGATTGTCCTTGGCGGTCAGCATGCCGAGATAGCCGACAGCAAGGCGGATATCAGGAAGCGCCTGCAGGCCCTTGCCGTTGCCGGTCTGGTTGGCCGTGGTGTACACGCTGGTGGCGTAGCCATTGACGGTCGCATCCGCGCGGCCGGTGCGAACGGCCTGAAGAACATCCGGCATCTTCGGGATGGACATGATGTCGATCGGGGTCGCGCATTTCGCAGACGCCGCCTCGACCATTTTTCCCTGGAAGGTACCGACCGGGACGGCGACTTTCTTGCCGCAGAGGTCGGTCATTGCCTGGATGCCGAGGGGATTGTCCTTGATCGTCATGATCGTAGTCGCGTCGTACATATAGGCGATGACGTCGACCTGCTTTTCGAGTTCGAGGTCGTCGTTGATCCCGGAGATCGAGATGTCGAAACGCTTAGACAGGATGGAGGGAACGATCGCCGCACCTGCGCCGACATCTGTCATCTGGACATCGACGCCAAGGATGACGCCAAGCGCTGCGGCGATGTCCGCATCGATCCCGATCAGCTTTCCATCGTCGGCATGGAAGCTGATGGGCGGGGTCAGGTCGGTGGCGACCTTCAGCACGCCGCCTGACTTGATCGACGATGGCAATGCGTCTGCCAGTTTCTGCGTAAGGGCGACGCCCGGCAGTGTTGCCACGTCGGTATCGGGCACCATTTTGACTGCCGCACTCTCCGCCGCAAATGAGGAGGCGGCCATCAACGTGATCACTGCGCCTGCCAAACCTGCCTTCAAGTTTTTCTGCACGTTGTTCATGGGATCCCCTTATCGTTCTCGCTTGTGTGAATTTCCTGGGATCAGCAACGCAATCGTCGTGCCAGTTGCGTCTAGGTGATTATAACGCAATGAAATTAAATCAGTATTTGTGAATTTATTATTTTAATACAAACTTTCGGACATTATTTCGCACAATTTTTCGAAAGAGGTATGCGTAAATTTTCGCCTGACGGCCATTTTTCAGGCATACTTGAAGAGTTTCCGGCTTCCAGCTTCGATTGGTGCGCCATTAAGGTGGCGCCATACGATGATTTGAGGGTGTGTCTTTGCACCGCGTCGGGGAGTGATCGTTCAATTTATGGTCAAAAGCGTGCTTATAAATGCGATGCTTTGGTGAAACTTTACGCAAACATAAAATTCGCACAAATGCAGAGATATATATAATTATAAAGTTTCGAATGTATATAAATCAAAAATATTTATTTCATTTCAGTTGGTTGTAAAATCGTGGAACGTCGGAAATTCAAACTGGCACGGCCCTTGCTATTCCCTTTGCATGAACACGTTTGACGCAACACTTCTGACTAGTCCGCATTTTCGTCTCGCGACGAAGGGGCTGAATCGTCAGTGACCACAACGCAAGATCAGGGAAGCCAAATGCTAGACATTGCAAAGACGGCCGATCGAAAGCGGCTCAGTGTCCGGGGTGTGACCCACAGCTACGGCGGGCAAAACGCCGTCAGTGACGTCTCGTTCGATGTCGAGGCGGGCGAGATCGTCGCGCTGCTCGGCCCGAGCGGCTGCGGCAAATCGACGGTCCTGCGCGCCATCGCAGGCCTGATCCATCCGAAGGCAGGCAACATCATACTGGGGGACGACGATCTCGCCAATGTCTCGGCGCGAGCACGGGGCATCGGCATGGTCTTTCAGAACTATGCGCTGTTTCCGCACCTGACCGTCGCGGAAAATATCGCCTATCCGCTCGCCTGCCAAAAGGTCCCGCGGGCCGAGCGCAGGGCGCGTGTCGACGAGATGCTGTCGCTTGTCAGACTGCACGGATATGGAAACCGGCTGCCGCGCGAACTGTCCGGGGGGCAGCAGCAGCGCGTGGCCGTCGCCCGCGCCATTGCCGGGAGTCCGTCCCTGCTTCTGCTCGACGAACCCTTCGGCGCACTGGATCGCGCCCTTCGCTTCGATCTGCAGGTCGAGCTTCTTCACCTGCAAAAAACGCTTGGGATCACCACGCTCATCGTGACGCACGATCAGGAGGAGGCACAAAGCCTCGCAGGCCGCTTAGTGCTGATGAACAAGGGGAATGTGGAACAGATCGACACGCCGATGGCGGTCTACGACCGGCCGAAGACACTGTTTGTCAACGCGTTCATTGGTCAGGCTAACATACTCAATGGCACGGTCGATCGACTGGATGCCGAGGCCACGGTGATCAGTCTTCCCGGCGAACAGTCCCTCGTTTTGCCGCGCCGCCTGAATTTTACGCCGGGATCGAACGTGGCGATCACCTTCCGTCCCGAGAATGTTCGTCTGATGCCGGTGCAAAGCCAAAACTCGCTTGCCGCCAAGCTGACGGTCTCCGTGCCGTTGGGGCCATCGCTCGTCCACGACCTCGTCATGGATGACGGCACCGGCCTGCGCTCGTCAGAGGTCCGGGGACCTTCCACCCATATTCCCGAACCGGGAACGACACTTTTCGCGGAGATCGACACCTCCAGGTGTCATGCCTTTCCGGGGTAACCGGGAATTTCCCCCAAGAGAATGAACCAACCAACACAACCAACAGAGGTGAACAGGATGAAAAACTTCAACATTACCCGCCGCCACTTCGGCATGCTGGCTGCCGGCGCTGCCGCAGTTGCCGCGCTTCCATTCTCCGCCCGCGCGGCCGGCGGCACGGCCGTCGCCGCGACCTTCCCGGGCAACTGGGAGGATGGCTATCGCAAGGCACTCACGCCAATCCTGCAGCAGGAAGGCTACGGTCTGACGATCGCTCCCGCCATGGCGCAGGACCAACTGGCCAAGGTGATGGCAAGCCCTGGCAACCCTCCCTACGACACGCTGCTGATGTCGCCGGGCCAGATGGCCACTGCCATCGAGAACGATCTCATCCAGAAGATCGATCCGAGCCGGCTGAAGAACTGGGGCATGCTCGCTCCGGCCTTCCAGGGCGAATATGGCCCAACCGTCACCATCGAAGTCAACGGCATCGCCTACAACCCGGATATGGTGCCGAAGCCGAAAGGCTATCGCGACCTGTTCGAAAATCCGGCCTACAAGGGCAAGGTGTCCTGGACCGGCTTTGCCTCGAACACCGCCGTCATGGCCTATAGCCAGATCGCCAGGATCTTCGGTTCGGGACCGACCGACATGGATGCCGTCTTCAAGCTGTTCAGGGACAATCCGGAACACTTGAAGGGTGTCGTCGACAGCACCAACCACCAGATGACGCTGTTCCAGCAGGGCGAGATCGCCGTCTTCATGTGCTCGACCGGCAACGTCGCCCGCCTGAAATCGCTGGGCATGAAGGCCGAGTTCGTTCAGCCCGAAACCGGCTCGCCGGCTGCCCCGGTCAACATCCATCTGACCAAGGGCGCCAAGAACCTGGATGCGGCCTATGCCTACATGGATGCCGCCATCTCCAAGGCCGCGCAGGACATGCTGAAAATGCCGCCGACGGAAATGTTCCCGACCAACAAGGACGTCGCCCTGACGCCGAGCATCGAAGCCTATGTTACCCGCGATCAGCTCGCCAACATGGTCTATCCGGACTGGGCTGCCATCAATAAGAACCGCGCGGACTGGATCCGCAAGTTCGACGCTCTGGTCGCTGGCTGAGGATCAAGATGATGAAGGCGAGCGGTTTCCCCTACGTTGTTCCGATGCTTCTGCTATCGGTGGCATTCTTTGCGACGCCGCTCGCTGTTCTCGTCGGCTTCAGTTTTTCCGGCTCCGCAGGGTTTACCCTAGAGCACTACGGACGCTTCTTCGGCGATGCGTTCAATTTCCGGGTTCTTGTCAACACCGCACGGCTCGGATTGGAAACGGTGGTGGGCACGACCTTGCTCGGCGTGCCCATCGCGCTCCTGTACTGGCATAGCGGCAGGACCGCCCGCCAGGTCATCATTTTCCTGACCCTCATTCCGATGCTCACCAGCAATGTAGTGCGCACCTTCGCCTGGATCGTCATCCTCGGCCGGCAGGGACCGATCAGCGAGGCGCTGATGGCACTCGGCCTGACGGGAAGCCCGATCAGCCTGATGTTCACGGAATTCGGATTGCTGATGGCGATGTGCCAGATCGACCTGCCTTTGATCATCCTGCCGCTGATCGCCATCCTGTCGCGCACGCCGGTGCAGTTCAGCGAGGCTGCCCAGATCTCCGGTGCCGGCCCCTGGCGGATCTTCGTCACGGTGCTTTTGCCTTTGATGCTGCCCGGCATGCTCGCCGGATGGATTCTCGTCTTCGCCAGCACCAGCAGCTCGTTCGTCACCCAGGCCGTCATCGGCGGCGCGCGCAATGTCTATGTGCCGCAGCTCATCTACCGCGAGGTCGGAACGCTGTTCGACTGGCCGCTGGCATCGGCAATCGCCGTGGTTCTGTTGATCTCGACCGGCTGCCTGCTGGTCGCGATGACAATGATTTCCCGCCACAAGAGGCTGGTCGGCCATGCGTGATATCAGAGAAAATCCACTTCCCTCGTTTCTCTACAAGGCCTTCGTCTTCGGCTTCGGCGGCCTGTGCGTACTCTATCTCGTCGCTCCGATCTTCATTGCGCTGACCATGTCGTTCACGTCGGGACAGACACTGAAATATCCGCCGGAAGGGTTTTCGTTCCGCTGGTATGAAGCGCTGCTCGATCCGGTCCGGTCTGCAACCGAGCACATAGCGGCTTGGAATTCGCTGAAGATCGCTGGTCTTGCGGTTCTGGGAGCATTGCTTTTCGCGATCCCGGCCACCATCGGCATGACGCGGATGCGGCGCAGCACCGTCGGCACCATCGAGCCGTTGCTGCTGGCCCCTCTGGTTCTGCCGAGTCTGGTCTATGGTCTTGCCGCCCTGATCGTGGCGAATTTTGTCGGGCTCCAGCCTTCGCTCTGGCTGACGGTCACTGGCCATATCGTGGTGTTCGGGCCGCTGATGTACCGCGCCGCATCCGTGGTCGCACAGGGGCTCAATCCGTCTCTGGCAGAGGCCTCGACGGTCATGGGCGCATCATGGTTCACGACGCTGCGCCGGGTGACGCTGCCCCTGCTGATGCCCGGCATTCTGGCCGGGGCGTTTCTGGTGTTCATCCAGTCGCTGGACAATGTCTCGGTTTCACTCTTCCTCGCAGACGCCCAGACCACCGTGCTGCCCCTGCGGATGTTCGCTCTGATCGAGGAATCGCTGGACGTCCGCGTAGCCGCGATCTCCGGCATTCTGATCGGACTGACCCTCGTGGTGATGCTTGTCGCTAGACGGGTTCTCGCACCGCCGAAGCAGGCATGATCCATGCGAACAAACCAACTTTTGCTGAATTTTGAAGGAATAGCTCAATGAACATGTGCGCAACCAAGACTGGCGCCTATCGGATGGGATCGCTGTTGGCCAATTTCCAACCGGATTTCGAATTCTCAGCACCGCTTTCACTACCGGTCGAGGAATTCGAAGACCGCCTGCGCCGCATCCGGCGGCAGGCCGTCGAGGCTGGTCACGATGCGCTCATCGTTCATACGGGCGGCGTTGGCTGGTTCCATACGTCCAACGCCTATCTCCGCTATATCTGCGACTGGATGCGCGAAGGCGTGCTGATCATTCCGACCGATTCGGACAAGGCGATGGTGCTGCTGTCCTTCTTCACGCAGTCCGTGCTGCTCCCACCCGGCGGCGAACCGGTGCTGGTCGATGAAATCTGGCAGATCGGCCCGATCGGCCGGGAATATTCGGATCGTCCCGGTGATTCCATCATCAAGACCGCCGAAAAATGCGCCGAGGTCCTCGGCAATCTCGGCCTTGCAAAGGCCCAGATCGGCCGGATCGGCGACAAGACCTCGCTAACCTTCTGGGCTGCTCTGGAGGAGCAGCTTCCAAAGACCAACTTCGTGGCCGATAACGGCATCCTGGACCGCATGCAAAAGGTCCGAT from Rhizobium sullae includes:
- a CDS encoding ABC transporter substrate-binding protein, with amino-acid sequence MNNVQKNLKAGLAGAVITLMAASSFAAESAAVKMVPDTDVATLPGVALTQKLADALPSSIKSGGVLKVATDLTPPISFHADDGKLIGIDADIAAALGVILGVDVQMTDVGAGAAIVPSILSKRFDISISGINDDLELEKQVDVIAYMYDATTIMTIKDNPLGIQAMTDLCGKKVAVPVGTFQGKMVEAASAKCATPIDIMSIPKMPDVLQAVRTGRADATVNGYATSVYTTANQTGNGKGLQALPDIRLAVGYLGMLTAKDNPELRDTVVAALQQMVDSGAYETIMKKWGLGPLAVKTVKVNDAANMPVD
- a CDS encoding GntR family transcriptional regulator; translated protein: MKKTRRQSAKTTPAANGGAETADNNDDVSERIRTTLAAAIGEGALKPGTKILEEAIAEHFSVSRTVVRGALGVLESDHLLERKRNRGTFVAEPSIEQAKSLFEARRKLERLLLELVVTRATSEQLDALQKLTDEEEHIHHHGDEKSKTVLSGKFHIVLAELTGNPVLTEMLAKIVARLSLVMALYEEERKDDCGADHHRMIVAALKAKDLEKAQQLMDHHLADIEGRVRLTEGQGDRHTFLAVLENFS
- a CDS encoding SDR family oxidoreductase, with the translated sequence MSDTDNSRRTFLALAAAVPSALAMSGIASAQTTQTAARNTEQRVAIVTGSSRGIGAATAKRLASDGYAVTVNYLTNRDLAAQVVRDIEAAGGRAIFRQADVADPAAVNALFNANDEAFGGVDVVVNNAGIMNVGPFAQMTDEAFDRMIATNVKGSFNVLREAARRVRDGGRIISLSSSIIKTPPPGTGAYAASKAVQVLYSSVLAKELAGRDISVNAVAPGAVDTELLRQHGEEALRGIPEQTPLGRLGLPEDIAGTIALLCSKEGAWVNGQNVFANGGLG
- a CDS encoding MFS transporter; amino-acid sequence: MAEIVAGSRDPSTARAKPVPDSSEYVGSWRFVAICATLLLINAFSQIDRILPFILAEKIKADLSLTDTQMGLLTGLAFAVCYALLSLPLARAADRGSPRLVLVSCVLVWSAMTALGGVAASFMFLALTRFGVAFGEAGAVPSGHALIARKIEPERRGLAIGLFAMGIPLGTMAGFAAGGAMADAFGWRIVLMGAGAIGILIGLLTILVAGPTPRLQNARTRNEPFLKTSLELLASPAFRWLFLGTILLGFAGAPFYAFSVPFLIRTHGFTATEVGIFFGLLQGLMGIVGTLGGGRWFDLAARSGSGKVLGPPAILFLMASVTTTAALFVPVGWMAIALFVPSMLSFSFMLPWGFGAAHLVAGPGRQAQASSLVMIGSGLIGPALGPLFVGMASDAASAADIPNGLALGLLIVPLASILSGLALLVANQRVSAFLRQR
- a CDS encoding sugar phosphate isomerase/epimerase family protein; amino-acid sequence: MKLGIDSIKLPESKKRGPLANLDHVKELGLAGIFFSTALDMSPTVDLGELRDIRSKADELELYLESGIGKINPYCSAEEPALRAIGDGDIIAGFTRMIEASAAIGCFELWVAPGNFKSEYRGRMANDRFRTDVTWEEQLAGIEKVLQKLAPVARANGAHMNIETHDEITSFEILRLIEKVGSDCVGVVFDTANGLQRAEHPVFAAKRLAPYIRQTHIKDAYVGRAPGGLDFQTRPCGGGIVDFATILPILAEANPALNLSLEAAQSVDDKRRKANPRQCIEIDDPIWRADHPDLTPDELAAYMATVDAYEKRVASGEVADWEAYEASQYGYPTYEHQSYGFDAAICFIKQSARHIEAICRDKGIALSSPAQKQKAA
- a CDS encoding extracellular solute-binding protein; the encoded protein is MKNFNITRRHFGMLAAGAAAVAALPFSARAAGGTAVAATFPGNWEDGYRKALTPILQQEGYGLTIAPAMAQDQLAKVMASPGNPPYDTLLMSPGQMATAIENDLIQKIDPSRLKNWGMLAPAFQGEYGPTVTIEVNGIAYNPDMVPKPKGYRDLFENPAYKGKVSWTGFASNTAVMAYSQIARIFGSGPTDMDAVFKLFRDNPEHLKGVVDSTNHQMTLFQQGEIAVFMCSTGNVARLKSLGMKAEFVQPETGSPAAPVNIHLTKGAKNLDAAYAYMDAAISKAAQDMLKMPPTEMFPTNKDVALTPSIEAYVTRDQLANMVYPDWAAINKNRADWIRKFDALVAG
- a CDS encoding AraC family transcriptional regulator, with protein sequence MNAPLLAAVTDYIESQGGGQGLFPTAIDGFNIVRSFQSMMPMRNIYRPSLCVVLEGAKELHFGEERLSYRTMECLVVSVGLPATGRIVEASEEVPYVGVLIDFDVATLRNVVEQLDALPVQSEESGPCAFVAKVDQPLADCILRLVRLLATPKAIPVLAPSIVREICYWLLSGPHGGEICKLALPESNIERVVRAVSVLHTNFAETLRVEQLAEIARMSPSSFHQHFKALTSMTPLQFQKQLRLLEARRLMVTEAANVAEAAYKVGYESASQFSREYSRTFGVAPKQDALTQQRLHTAYASRTVSASP
- a CDS encoding amino acid ABC transporter permease, which gives rise to MSLFAAQPASLTLAPPSAKPIRWGQIAIGAIAILALAFFAQIVAQSQSVQWAEIPRYLVHSSILSGVLLTLELTAGAMVFGIVLGCILALMATSENLVLKALAAAFVWWFRGVPLIVQIFFWFNIALFIPQVGAGDYSISINDLVTPALAGFLALGLHEAANMAEIIRGGLIAVDRGQREAATALGLKNRQIFLTVILPQATRLIVPPTGNQAIGMLKASAIVSVIGMQDLLTQAQAIYARNFLVIELLFVASIWYLAITTVASIGQHYLEKSFLPKNRHSAEKPRAWRRAS